The Alphaproteobacteria bacterium genome includes the window AATGTCTTTTCAAAAACCCCATCAACCCTAGGATGAGCAATCACAAAGGCACGAAGAGGTGCTAACTTTTTCATGCCACTTACAAAAGTTTTAAAACTTTCCGCATAGGTTTCATCGTACCCACCCGCAAAAACGACCACTTTATCATGGGCCATTAAGCCGAGTTGGGTTCTCAATGAAAAAGAGTTCACTTCAGAAAAAATCTGATCCCAATTCTCCAAACTTGGTTGTCCAACGACAATATGCTCGGAATTTTTTGTCTTCTGTAACTCTTTAAAACCTGGCAAAGAGCTCCTAGAGGGTACTAGATACGCATCTACCGTTTTTATTGCTTCAAAAAAAGGCTGAACGTAGTCTTTTCCCACCACTGAATCAAAATTGTCATAATAGGCGTAAACACGAGACCCCGTAGATTTAAAGAGATTGAGGACTTGTGCCTGTGCACTAGATGCCATTCCCGCAACAACTATTTTGGGAGTCACACTGCGCTTAACGCATTCCAGTTGGTTTTGAGACAATTTTTGATCTCTTGGAGAATCCACATCCAACGTGGGCGCATCTTCGCCACATTGTTTAGATACGTCCAGCATATGCGGATGCCCCTCAAAAGACGCTTTAGCCACCCCAAAAGCCAAAATTTTGTAAGTAATTTTACGACTTTCTAATTTTTCCAAGACGGGCGCTAACGCACTGGTGTCCCCCATATCCTTCAAACAGAAGAGAACATCTGTTTGATCCTGCGCATTGCTGTTTGATATAAATGTGAAAAGTACGAGTAAAACAACTCCGAATAATTTTTTCATAATGTGCCCCTGTATTATTTTAAATAAGTTATGAAAAACTTTATATAATGTTTAGATGTTACACAAGCGATTTTTTCCTTGTTTTCAGCCATTTTCTCCTGATTAGTGATTCGTTATTCATAGGACAAACGAAAAGCAAATTTGCTTTTGTAATTGCTATGTTTTTGCCAAAACTTTATTGGTTTAAAAAATCATGTTCTGAAAGGTTGGGTATTTCCCAATCACTTGGGTCATACAACTCTTTTAGTCTTTTTATCTCAGATGAGACCATCTTTGTATACAAACACCCGTCAAGAATTGATTTTCCAGCTGCACTGAAAAATTTTGTAAAATCTGAAATTAAATCAAGATTATTAATATATTCATTTATGATGCCGGTATTCTCCTGCTCAGTTGAAAAAGCCCAGATCGAGAGAGTGTCTTTTTCCTTTTTAAAAACAGATAGACCATTGCATAAATTATGACTGTCTAAGGCAGAAAAAACGTCCTCCTTGGACCCTGTGGGCTTTGGCCATAGCCAATAATTTATTTTCCCCTCTTCAGCTAACCACATATGCTCAACAATACTAATATCTAATTGTTGCCGATTCTCAAAATAATATTTCAACCATCCTTCATGGGAAGATACGTCTAGTTGTTCGCCAAATTTGTTGAAATTCGCGTAAATCAAATTTGTCGCCCCTATATATTTTAAAAAAGGTTTGCACAAAGCATCCAACTGCTCAACTACCCCCAACCCAGACTCCAAGGCAGAGTTTGAACGGTTTAACGTATCCATTTTTTATTCCCCAATTCTTTTTTAAATACACTGTTAAGATGATGATTTGATCATGGATTTTGTCACATTTCAATACATAAAAGTAGTCTACCAACTTTGATTCTAATCTTTATGGTGCAAAAAAATTCACTTCTTCTTTGCCATAGACTTCAGTTCATCATAGGCTCTAGCAAGAGTACAAAAGTCTTCGACGGAAAGGTTTTCAGCCCGTAGGGTTGGAGTTATATTCGCCTTTTCCAGGAGGATATCTGTCGGTACAGAAAGGGAGCCTAAACTGGAACGCAACATTTTGCGTCGCTGCATGAAGGCTGTTTTGACCACAAGATCCAATGTCGTCGGATCTGCCTCTGCCAAGGGCTTCACCCGAGGTTCAAGATGTAGAACTGTCGAATTTACCTTTGGAGAGGGTGTAAACGCCTCTTTAGGAACAGCCATAACCTGCTTTATATGGCATAGCCACTGTAATTTTATGGACAGCCTCCCATAAGTCTTCGTATGGGGTTTGGCCAGAATTCGATCGGCCACTTCCTTTTGAAACATTAGGATAAAGCCTTCAAACGCCTGTATGTTTTCGACCCACCTAAATAAAAGCTCTGTCGCAATGTTGTACGGAAGATTCGCAATTATGTAACGAGGAGATTGTCCGAGCTCCGAAACATTTAGGTCCAAGGCGTCTCCAACCAAAAGCTCTAGTCGATCTGGATACGCCTCTTTAAGCTCTTCTATAACCGGTACAAACCGAACATCCTTTTCAATGACAAAGACTCTCTCTGCAGGCGATTCCAGAAGAGCCCTCGTAAGGCCACCTGGCCCTGGCCCAATCTCAATGACGGTAGCATTCGCAGGGCAGTCAGCTGCCCTCACAATAGCCCGGGTTAAATTTAAGTCTAAAAGAAAGTTTTGCCCCAGAGCACGCCGTGCCTGGAGGCCATGCCGCTTAATAACTTCTCGAAGCGGTGGCAAAATTGGAGGAGACGCTTTCTCCCCCACGAATTAAATCCGAATATCGATGAAAGCAGAGCGCCTAAGATCACGCATGCTTCGACGAGAATAAGAATCTAAACGCTGTTCAGCAAGTTGTTGCTGTAGTGCCTCTCGCTCGGGCATGGCAACGGTTTTTTCCACCTCTTTGCGTGCACTCACAAATATGATTCCACCGCCATCAGAGGTCCTAATCATTGGGCTTGGCGTCCCTACGGGTAGTGACTCAACAATTCGACGCAATTCAGGATGAAGTTGTTCTGCCGTAACATCCTTTAATGTTTCTATACGGGCATCTATGGACTTTGCCGCCTTTTCCAACGTGACCACACTAGAAATCTTTGCCCGTACTCCCTCCACTTTGGCCAATTGTTCTTCAAGATATTCCTCGGAAACAGCCAAATAAATAGGAAGTGTCAACTGATGGACAGTTAGACGTACTTCTTTTTGTTTTCCACCCTCAGAAAAATCCTTCAAAAATAGGATGTAATAGCCCGTATTAGTCCTAATGGGATCAGACACCTCTCCCTTCTTCAGCTTGCTCGCAGCGGTTCCCAATTCAGATGCAAACTGCCCAGCCGATACCCAACCAATGTTTCCGCCATTTGCGGAAGAAGGTGATTTTGAGAATTGTTGCGCCAGGGCCGGGAAAGAAGCGCCCTTTTTAAGTTGTGAAACGAGCTCTCGCGCCTCATGCTTTACAGATCCAATATTCTTAGGATCATCAATTGGAAGAAAAATTTCCGATAGATGGTATCTCGCTTCCCCAAGGCTTGCTTCTAACTTCTCCACAACGGCATCAACATCTTCTTCCGTTATGTTCACATTGGGATAAAATGTATCTCGAACATACTTTATCCAAGCTATATTTGCTTGTACCTGCCCCTTTAAGATCTCTATACTTAGTTTTTTACTAGCTAGAAAGGCTAACAATTCCCCCTGCTTCATACCGTTATTGCGCTCAATTTCCGAAATAGCTCTATTCAATTCCTCATCAGAAACATTAACACCACGCTCGCTTGCTGCCTGTAACTGAAGTCGCTCATCAATTAGCATCTTTAGAACTTGAGGCGTTAAACTCTTAACTGTTTCAGAATTATTAGGCATATTCGATGATGAAATAATCAACCGAATCCGCTCTTTAAGATCAGAAAGCGTCACAATATCCTTATTAACCACTGCGGCAATTTTGCCCGTAACGCCCTTAGGGCTTCCGTCGGCCTTTGCATTTGCAAAGTTACTAAACGGGTTCACCACTAGGAATGTGGTTGAAATAAAACAAAGAACAGCAAATTTTTTGAACATATTTCGTCAACTCTCTTAAAAAAACACAAAGACATGATTGCATCATGCCAAGAATTCATTATAACTACCCAGTAGTCGTTCAATGGTATATAGGACGATATGAGCTAAAGCGCAACAAAGATATTTTATAGGCCTCAAAAAAATGCCTCTCACATCGAGATATATGTTTAATAATCTTATTCTCGTGACCCTGTTTTTAGCAGCCACGCTTATTGGAGCCGTATGGCTTATCCAATCAGTTCAGTTTGTGGAAATGGTGGTGAGAAACTTGGATCAAGATGCTCTCTTCACCCTTGGGAAGCTTTCTTTCCTTCTCCTCCCAGATCTTGTCTCTCTCATACTACCCATAGCTGTCTTCATTGCTGTCCTTCTTGTATATACAAAGTTTATTGCAGATCGAGAACTTCTCATTCTTAGAGGCCTTGGAATGAGTAACTGGGAATTGGCAAAACCTGTCATCCTCATGGGGACAATCGCCATGGTTCTCTTATATGCTATCAACATTTATTTCCTGCCAAAGTCATTCCAAACCCTCCGGGGCATGGAAAGCACCCTTAAAAATAGAGTCTCCATTTCCTTTCTGCAGGAAGGTGTTTTCAATGACTTTCCCGGGCTGACCCTTTTTATGAGAAAACGGGGGAAAAATGGGGAACTTAGCGGAATATTAGCCTATATTAATCGCGACAATAACCCACCCTACACCCTTACGGCAGAACAAGGCTCTTTTGTACGCACCCCTGAAGGGCCAAATATCATCATGAAAAATGGAAGCCGGCAAGAGTTTGACCCCAATACAGGAAAACTCTCGATTCTATATTTTGATCAAACAGTAGTTGCTTTGCAAAATAACAACAATACGCAACAAAGCCGTCTCCGAAAACCGTCGGAGTTATTCCTGCCCGAACTCTTCAGCTCCACTAAACTGGACGGAGACTCAACCTACCGGAAACGTCTTAGAGCGGAGGGTCATCAAAGGCTGTTGTCTCCTCTGTACCCCCTTGCATTTGCTCTTATGGGTGCCGTTCTGATCTTGTTGGGAAGTTTTTCACGACGTACAGATATCCGCCGACCTCTCTACGCAACATGTTGCGTCATCGTGATTCAAGCCCTCTGCCTAGTCTTTTTCAATTTGTCTGGTCGGTTTCCCATCTTCATTCCCTTTGCCTATGCCAGCGTTATATTGCCGATCCTAGTTTGCCTCTATCTCCTGTCGAAGGGATCTGATAAAACAGCGGAAACACCAAAGCGTCTAAAGAGGTAAAGATAACAGTGCAAATTCCTTTCACGTTTTCAAAATATATTATTCGTACCTTCTTAGGATGGTTTTTTATCGTCTTTGCGGCACTTGTCCTCATCATCACCTTATTCGATACAGTTGAGCTTTTCCGACGCGCAGCCAGCAAACCAGATGTTTCTGTCTTGATCATTATAAAGATGGTTGCCATGAAGCTTCCCTATATCACCCAACAGCTTATGCCATTCATTATCCTGTTTGCGTCTCTGTTCACTTTTCGAGCTTTCAACCGAAATCTTGAGTTTGTCGTTGCACGAGGATCCGGCATTTCCGCTTGGCAGTTTTTAGCGCCCATTTTCGCTTTAGTCGCCCTTTTTTCCATTCTGGACCTCGCCCTTTTGAATCCACTCACATCCGCCATGATGTCCCGATACGAAAAGTTTGATGCTCGTTATTTTAAGCGACAAAGCAACCCCCTTACTTTGTCCGATACAGGACTTTGGGTGAAAAACTCTGATCCTGATGGCTATCACATTATTCACGCAGATCGCGTACATCCTGATTCTGAAAAATTCTATAACGTAAGTGTTTTCAATTTTAACAATGCTGATGAATACAGGGGACGCATTGACACATCCGATGCGACCATTAAGGAAGATAAACTAAAGCTTGAGAACGTCTACGATTCTCCACGTCATGGAACAACGACCCAACAGGGAAAACGCACCCTAGAATCCAATATTAAAATGCGCGCCATTCAGGAAAGCTTTGCCTCTCCCTATACGCTCTCTTTTTGGGCTCTCCCTGGATTTATTCGTGTCATGGAAGCTTCGGGATTTTCGGGTCTCTCCCACAGACTTCATTGGAATGTCCTCCTCTCATATCCCGTCATCTTATGTATCATGATTTTGATTGCCGCCATCTTTACCCTCCGCTGGAAACGCAATCAAAGACTTACTTTTTCTATTGCAGGATCCGTTGGTTGTGGCTTCGTCTTTTACGTTTTTAACAGTGTTATGCATACGCTAGGACTCTCTTCCAAAGTGCCAATTTCTTTCTCTGTTTGGATTCCTATTGTATGTGTTGGGTTATCGAGTCTTATGTTTCTCCTACATCTCGAGGATAGTTAATGCGACTTTCTATACTGTTCTTTTCCATTGGAATTATAGGCATGGCTTCTCCTCTGGAAGCCCTTGCAAAATCCCTAGAAACGCCTTCCGTTCAAGAAACTGAAAAACCTATCCTGTTACGCGCCGACGATATTGCCTATGATGAAGAGATGGGCATCACCACGGCCAGAGGAAATGTGGAGTTTTCAGATGCAAAACAGGTTTTGCAAGCAGATGTCCTTTCCTATAATGAAAATACGAAAATTATCACCGCCACAGGAAATGTCAGCCTCACGGACCCTGAGGACAATATCATTTTTGCAGATCATATTGAGATAACCGAAGATTATAAAGATGGTATCATCGATGAATTCAGACGTCTCTCCAAACAAAATTATCGCCTAGCTGCTGCTTCTGGAAAGCGAACAGGTGGCGTTCGCACGGTCTTAGATCATGGCGTGTATTCGTCATGCGAGCTTTGCAAGACAGATCCAACCAATGCACCCTTATGGCAAATCAAAGCCATTAAGATAACCCGTGATGAAGAAGCAATGGACGTTGACTATGAGGATGCCTGGTTGGAATTCTATGGTGTGCCCGTATTTTATACCCCGTATTTGAGCCATCCCGATCCAAAAGTTACCCGTCGTAGTGGACTATTAGCGCCAGCGGTCGGTATTTCAACAAGCCTTGGTGCCTTTACGTCCATCCCCTATTATTTTGACATCTCGCCAGACCAAGATTTAACCCTAAAGCCTCTCATCACCACAAAGGGGGGTATTGTCTTTGCTGCTGAATACAGAAAGCTTTATGAGCACGGAAACTTTACATTTGACGGCAGCATTAATGAATCTCGGCCTGTTGGTGGCAATCAAACAGTCACTGTCACAAAGCCTCGCCGTATTCGCGGTCATGTTAAAACCGCTGGAGACTTTGACTTGTCGACCCAATGGCGAGGGGGCTTTGATATTAATCGAGCCAGTGACGCCACCTATATGAGACGCTACCGCATTCCAGAAAACACGTCTATCGTGCCTGACCATCTTACGAGTAATGCCTATGGAGAGGGCTTTTATGGCGAAAACTACGTCATAACGAAGGCATACGTATTCCAACCCCTTGCTGCTGATGTCTCCCAGAAAGAAACGCCCGTCGTTCTTCCCAGCGTTGCCCACAGCTTTACCGGACCCCAACGTTCCATGGGTGACCACTTTTTCGCAAGCAGTAACCTATTGGCCCTCACCCGGGAAAAAGGCACGAATATGCGTCGTCTTGCGGCCGAAGGAGGCTGGACAGTCCCCTATACATCCCCCTTTGGAGATACATATACCTTTACGGCGCTCCTCAGAAGCAGCCTGTATAACATTGACAATTTTGCCCCCACTTCCGGAGCACGCAAGATTAATACCACCACTGGACGTCTCTTTCCTCAAATGGGCCTAGACTGGAAATATCCCCTTATAAATGACAGTCCTTCCTTTCCGTTATTAATTGAGCCAAACGTTGGTTTTGTCGCTGGAACTGCCGGTGGAAATCCCATCAAAATTCCCAACGAAGACAGTCGTGACTTTGAGCTAGACGAAACCAATCTCTTCAGCATGGATCGCTTTTCTGGCTGGGATCGTATTGATAGTGGCCAACGGGCAAACTATGGTGTCAAGTTCCAAGCTTTTCCCGCCTTCTTGCATCATGCACACCTCTTTTTGGGCCAAAGCTACAGCTTCACCAGAAACAAGGCGATCCCTTTTTCAAGTGGTGTAGGTGAAGGCTTTTCTGACTACGTGGGCCGTTTAGAATTGGACCCCCATGAATACGTGCGATTCACCTATCGATTTATGTATAACCGGAAAGATTTCCGCGCCCGCCGCAATCAGCTTACCTTCCATGTGGGACCACCCGTATTCAACGTGCGCGGTGACTATTTGTTTATTGCAAAGCATGCCACTGACAGTGCCTTTAGCGGGAAAGAGCAAGTCATTGGAACTCTCAGTTCCCAGATCACAGACTTTTGGTCAGGATACTTTCAAACATCTCGAGATCTCGGAAAAAGTGGTGGCACCCTGACCCAAAACTTTGGCTTCCGCTATGAGGATGAATGCTTTACCTTTGACATCAAATATAAGCAAGACTTTTTCATCGATCGTGATGTCAAACCGGAAAATGCCATTCTCTTTGGTGTCGCCTTCAAAACCCTCGGTCAAGTCTCCACCGGTGGCGGGGTTAATCCCGGCACCGCGGGGCGCAGCAATTCCGAATATAACCGCGAGGATTTAATCAAGGCGCCCTATTAGGGGGATGGCCTAGTTGTTCTAAAAAAATTAATCGCTTTTAATCTCTTTCTGCAATTCAATCTTATCTTACTGATAAAAAAGATTTTTTTGGACGCCTAAATACAAAAATGCACAAAACGTGCATTTAAAATTTTATTAAACTTTATAGTATAAATTCATTGCATTTTAGCTGTTTTATGTATATTTTTAGTAGATGATTGAGTTTTGCTAGGTATCATTTTTTTGGAACAAGGGTGAGTTAGGCAATTTTTGGCCATGTATCCTTGTTTGACTGATGGATAAGATATGAAATATTTCTCGAGTCACAGATTTAGACTCTTAGCAACAACGGCTATAATCAGCACAACACTATTGATCGAGCACTCGAGCTTTGCTGATGAGAAATCAAATTTTTTGGTTTTTGACAAACCAAAATGGAATGCTCACTCATTTATTGATTTAAAGGCAGGAAACCGACGAAACATTGGT containing:
- a CDS encoding LPS-assembly protein LptD is translated as MRLSILFFSIGIIGMASPLEALAKSLETPSVQETEKPILLRADDIAYDEEMGITTARGNVEFSDAKQVLQADVLSYNENTKIITATGNVSLTDPEDNIIFADHIEITEDYKDGIIDEFRRLSKQNYRLAAASGKRTGGVRTVLDHGVYSSCELCKTDPTNAPLWQIKAIKITRDEEAMDVDYEDAWLEFYGVPVFYTPYLSHPDPKVTRRSGLLAPAVGISTSLGAFTSIPYYFDISPDQDLTLKPLITTKGGIVFAAEYRKLYEHGNFTFDGSINESRPVGGNQTVTVTKPRRIRGHVKTAGDFDLSTQWRGGFDINRASDATYMRRYRIPENTSIVPDHLTSNAYGEGFYGENYVITKAYVFQPLAADVSQKETPVVLPSVAHSFTGPQRSMGDHFFASSNLLALTREKGTNMRRLAAEGGWTVPYTSPFGDTYTFTALLRSSLYNIDNFAPTSGARKINTTTGRLFPQMGLDWKYPLINDSPSFPLLIEPNVGFVAGTAGGNPIKIPNEDSRDFELDETNLFSMDRFSGWDRIDSGQRANYGVKFQAFPAFLHHAHLFLGQSYSFTRNKAIPFSSGVGEGFSDYVGRLELDPHEYVRFTYRFMYNRKDFRARRNQLTFHVGPPVFNVRGDYLFIAKHATDSAFSGKEQVIGTLSSQITDFWSGYFQTSRDLGKSGGTLTQNFGFRYEDECFTFDIKYKQDFFIDRDVKPENAILFGVAFKTLGQVSTGGGVNPGTAGRSNSEYNREDLIKAPY
- the rsmA gene encoding 16S rRNA (adenine(1518)-N(6)/adenine(1519)-N(6))-dimethyltransferase RsmA, with protein sequence MGEKASPPILPPLREVIKRHGLQARRALGQNFLLDLNLTRAIVRAADCPANATVIEIGPGPGGLTRALLESPAERVFVIEKDVRFVPVIEELKEAYPDRLELLVGDALDLNVSELGQSPRYIIANLPYNIATELLFRWVENIQAFEGFILMFQKEVADRILAKPHTKTYGRLSIKLQWLCHIKQVMAVPKEAFTPSPKVNSTVLHLEPRVKPLAEADPTTLDLVVKTAFMQRRKMLRSSLGSLSVPTDILLEKANITPTLRAENLSVEDFCTLARAYDELKSMAKKK
- a CDS encoding YjgP/YjgQ family permease — translated: MFNNLILVTLFLAATLIGAVWLIQSVQFVEMVVRNLDQDALFTLGKLSFLLLPDLVSLILPIAVFIAVLLVYTKFIADRELLILRGLGMSNWELAKPVILMGTIAMVLLYAINIYFLPKSFQTLRGMESTLKNRVSISFLQEGVFNDFPGLTLFMRKRGKNGELSGILAYINRDNNPPYTLTAEQGSFVRTPEGPNIIMKNGSRQEFDPNTGKLSILYFDQTVVALQNNNNTQQSRLRKPSELFLPELFSSTKLDGDSTYRKRLRAEGHQRLLSPLYPLAFALMGAVLILLGSFSRRTDIRRPLYATCCVIVIQALCLVFFNLSGRFPIFIPFAYASVILPILVCLYLLSKGSDKTAETPKRLKR
- the lptG gene encoding LPS export ABC transporter permease LptG codes for the protein MQIPFTFSKYIIRTFLGWFFIVFAALVLIITLFDTVELFRRAASKPDVSVLIIIKMVAMKLPYITQQLMPFIILFASLFTFRAFNRNLEFVVARGSGISAWQFLAPIFALVALFSILDLALLNPLTSAMMSRYEKFDARYFKRQSNPLTLSDTGLWVKNSDPDGYHIIHADRVHPDSEKFYNVSVFNFNNADEYRGRIDTSDATIKEDKLKLENVYDSPRHGTTTQQGKRTLESNIKMRAIQESFASPYTLSFWALPGFIRVMEASGFSGLSHRLHWNVLLSYPVILCIMILIAAIFTLRWKRNQRLTFSIAGSVGCGFVFYVFNSVMHTLGLSSKVPISFSVWIPIVCVGLSSLMFLLHLEDS